In Macadamia integrifolia cultivar HAES 741 chromosome 5, SCU_Mint_v3, whole genome shotgun sequence, a single window of DNA contains:
- the LOC122078378 gene encoding protein PLANT CADMIUM RESISTANCE 3-like, whose protein sequence is MYQPNGEAQQKSAPQGAAAPYPNGNNHQNLNGNNNGINTTIEPWSTGLCDCFKDPTNCLFTWCCPCVSFGQIAEVVDKGNPSCVVAGLTWYALGIFGCSCLYSCTYRTKLRAMYSLQEDPCADFLVHCCCMSCALCQEYRELKIRGVDPSIGWQANGDRWNRAAATTPPTANPGMTR, encoded by the exons ATGTATCAACCAAACGGGGAAGCCCAACAGAAATCAGCACCTCAAGGAGCTGCTGCACCATATCCAAATGGGAACAACCACCAGAACCTTAATGGCAACAATAATGGTATTAACACTACTATAGAGCCATGGTCCACTGGTCTCTGCGATTGTTTCAAGGATCCTACAAATT GTCTCTTCACCTGGTGTTGCCCATGCGTTTCCTTTGGGCAGATTGCTGAGGTAGTAGACAAAGGAAACCCAAGTTGTGTGGTTGCAGGGCTGACCTGGTACGCGTTGGGAATATTTGGGTGTTCATGCCTCTATTCATGTACATATAGAACCAAGCTGAGGGCAATGTATTCGCTGCAGGAAGATCCATGCGCAGATTTTCTTGTTCATTGTTGCTGCATGAGTTGTGCCCTTTGTCAAGAGTACAGAGAGCTCAAGATCCGTGGTGTTGATCCTTCTATAG GTTGGCAAGCCAATGGTGACAGGTGGAACCGAGCTGCTGCTACAACTCCCCCAACTGCTAATCCAGGCATGACTCGTTAG